The sequence below is a genomic window from Candidatus Methylacidiphilales bacterium.
CAGCCCGGGTCCGCATGCTTGGCTGGCACTATGCCTCACGCACCCGCGTTCCGCCGCGGCGGACGAGGAGCGTAGCGACGCGGCAATCCAGAAGTCCTATCCATCCCTTCTGCTCCGAAGTATTTCGATGTTAATCCTGTCATATCCCAGCACTGCCGGATTGCATCCCGCCCCAGGCCGTATTAAATTCAGACACGAACTTCCTCGCCCCCATCCATATCTTTGCCGGCGTTTCAACGGAAGCGCTGGATTTCCTTGAAAGTCTCGCCCGCCCGGTGGAACTTCAACCCGGCGACTTCGTCTTTCACGAAGGCGAAATCAGCAATGTCTTTTATGTCATCGACCACGGAAGCGTCGAAATCATCAAGGACGCCGATTCCGCAGCCCCGACGCTCATCGCGACGCTACGCGATGACGATTTTTTCGGTGAAATGAGCATGCTGGAATGCCTGAAACGTTGCGCCTCGGCGCGCTGTGCGACTGCCGTCAAGTTATACGCCCTACACAGCACCGACCTGCACAAGCTCTACCATCGCTGGCCGGACCAATACGCGATTGTGATCCTGAACATCGCGCGCGACCTCTCCCGCCGCCTCCACGCCCTGGACGATATCTTCGCCGCCCGCGCGCATTAAAAGGCAAACCTAGCTTTGCGGCGCTGCAAGCTCAATTCTCGGAAAAAGCGGCTCAGCCTTGCCTACCCGCGTGCCCTGCGGAATCGACGGCCACACCGGCGCACTTCTTCCCGGCAAAACCGGCAAGCCGCCCAATTGCAGCAGGATTTTTTCCACCGTGCCGGGCAGGATCGGTTCCAACTCGCCCGCCAACAGATAAATCCCCGACGCGAGTTCGCCCAGGACCACGTCCAGCCGCCCCGATAATGCGGGATCTTTTGCCAGCTTCCACGGGGCCGACTCTTCGACATACTGGTTGGCTCGGGCGACGCCCTTCCACAATTCCATGATCGCAACGTGGATCTGCAACTTGTCCATGTTGGAGCGATAGGATTCCACAGCCGCCAGGATATCACCACGCAGGCTTTGGTCTGCGGGAGTAATGGCCTCCTGCTTGATGGACGGAACAACTCCTTCGCGATAGC
It includes:
- a CDS encoding cyclic nucleotide-binding domain-containing protein, with the protein product MELQPGDFVFHEGEISNVFYVIDHGSVEIIKDADSAAPTLIATLRDDDFFGEMSMLECLKRCASARCATAVKLYALHSTDLHKLYHRWPDQYAIVILNIARDLSRRLHALDDIFAARAH